In Citrobacter sp. RHB25-C09, the following proteins share a genomic window:
- a CDS encoding glycoside hydrolase family 18 protein produces MKLLPLLAALPLLCASVASASSMMSVGYFNGGGDVTAGPGGDINKLDVRQITHLNYSFGLIYNDEKDETNDALKDPAKLHQIWLSPKVQSDLALLPVLRKQNPNLKVLLSVGGWGARGFSGAAATPETRAVFIQSAQAIVAKYDLDGIDLDWEYPVNGAWGLVASQPADRDNFTLLLKELRQAFGNKKLVTIAVGANAESPKSWVDVKAIAPLLDYINLMTYDMAYGTQYFNANLYDSKAWPTVAAADKYSVDFVVNNYLSAGLKPQQMNLGIGFYGRVPKRSVEPGIDWSKPDAQKNPVTQPYFGEQEVSLFKSLGIDLKKDTYVKYNDIVKTFLNDPQKRFTEHWDDQAKVPWLSVQSADGKSLFALSYENPRSVAIKADYIKKRGLAGAMFWEYGADDDNQLAKQLADSLGIKH; encoded by the coding sequence ATGAAACTTTTGCCTTTACTGGCAGCTTTACCCCTGCTCTGCGCTTCTGTGGCTTCCGCCAGCTCAATGATGTCCGTCGGTTATTTTAACGGGGGCGGTGATGTCACTGCCGGGCCAGGCGGCGATATCAACAAACTCGACGTTCGTCAGATAACCCACCTGAACTATTCATTTGGGCTGATTTACAACGATGAAAAAGATGAGACAAACGACGCGCTGAAGGACCCGGCAAAACTGCACCAGATTTGGCTGTCGCCGAAGGTGCAATCCGATCTCGCTCTTCTTCCCGTCCTGCGCAAACAAAACCCAAATCTTAAAGTCCTGCTGTCTGTTGGCGGCTGGGGCGCACGCGGCTTCTCCGGTGCGGCAGCAACACCTGAAACGCGAGCCGTGTTTATCCAGTCCGCTCAGGCGATTGTCGCAAAATACGATCTGGACGGTATCGACCTGGACTGGGAATATCCGGTTAACGGTGCCTGGGGACTGGTTGCCAGTCAGCCTGCCGACCGCGATAACTTCACGCTGCTGCTGAAAGAACTACGCCAGGCGTTTGGCAACAAAAAACTGGTGACCATTGCCGTCGGGGCAAATGCCGAAAGCCCGAAAAGTTGGGTGGATGTTAAAGCCATTGCGCCGTTGCTGGATTACATCAACCTGATGACGTACGACATGGCCTACGGTACGCAGTATTTCAACGCTAACCTTTATGACTCTAAAGCCTGGCCGACCGTCGCCGCAGCCGATAAGTACAGCGTCGATTTTGTGGTGAATAACTACCTTTCTGCCGGCCTTAAACCTCAGCAGATGAATCTGGGCATTGGCTTCTATGGCCGGGTACCTAAGCGCTCTGTTGAGCCGGGTATCGACTGGAGTAAGCCAGATGCGCAGAAAAACCCGGTCACCCAGCCCTACTTTGGTGAACAGGAAGTGAGTCTGTTTAAATCTCTGGGGATAGACCTGAAAAAAGATACCTATGTGAAATACAACGACATTGTTAAAACGTTCCTCAACGATCCGCAGAAACGCTTTACCGAACACTGGGACGATCAGGCTAAAGTACCGTGGCTGTCGGTTCAGTCAGCAGACGGTAAGTCCCTGTTTGCGCTCTCTTATGAAAACCCGCGCTCGGTGGCGATCAAAGCGGACTACATTAAGAAACGGGGGCTGGCTGGCGCCATGTTCTGGGAGTACGGCGCGGATGATGACAACCAGCTCGCCAAACAGCTGGCGGATTCGCTCGGTATTAAACACTAA
- the msrB gene encoding peptide-methionine (R)-S-oxide reductase MsrB: MANKPSAEDLKKNLTEMQFYVTQNHGTEPPFTGQLLHNKRDGVYHCLICDAPLFNAQTKYDSGCGWPSFYEPVSEESIRYLKDFSHGMQRIEIRCGNCDAHLGHVFPDGPQPTGERYCVNSASLSFTDDESGERTKG; the protein is encoded by the coding sequence ATGGCGAATAAACCTTCTGCTGAAGATCTGAAAAAAAATCTTACCGAAATGCAGTTTTATGTGACCCAAAATCACGGCACGGAACCGCCATTTACCGGCCAGTTGCTGCATAACAAGCGAGATGGTGTGTACCACTGCCTGATCTGCGACGCGCCGCTGTTTAACGCCCAAACGAAATACGACTCCGGCTGCGGCTGGCCGAGCTTCTACGAGCCTGTCAGCGAGGAGTCGATCCGCTACCTGAAAGACTTTTCGCATGGTATGCAGCGGATCGAAATTCGCTGCGGCAACTGTGATGCTCATCTGGGGCACGTCTTCCCGGATGGTCCGCAACCTACGGGTGAGCGCTACTGCGTCAATTCAGCATCATTAAGCTTTACCGACGATGAAAGCGGCGAAAGAACGAAAGGTTGA
- the pncA gene encoding bifunctional nicotinamidase/pyrazinamidase: MANRALLLVDLQNDFCAGGALAVPEGDSTVDIANRLITWCQSRGDVAIASQDWHPANHGSFARQHQVEPYTQGQLDGLPQTFWPEHCVQHSEGAALHPLLNQKALAATFHKGENPLVDSYSAFFDNGRRQKTNLDDWLRTHSITELIIMGLATDYCVKFTVLDALQLGYSVSVITDGCRGVNIEPQDSAQAFMDMAAAGATLYTLADWEETQP, translated from the coding sequence ATGGCAAATCGCGCGCTCTTGCTGGTCGATTTACAAAATGATTTCTGCGCCGGTGGCGCTCTGGCCGTCCCTGAGGGCGACAGTACGGTGGATATCGCTAACCGGCTGATAACCTGGTGCCAGTCACGTGGGGACGTGGCGATCGCCAGCCAGGACTGGCATCCGGCTAACCACGGCAGCTTTGCCCGTCAGCATCAGGTTGAGCCTTACACTCAGGGGCAGCTTGACGGCCTGCCGCAAACGTTCTGGCCCGAGCACTGCGTACAACATAGCGAGGGCGCTGCGCTGCATCCGTTGCTCAATCAAAAGGCGCTGGCGGCAACTTTCCACAAAGGCGAGAATCCTTTGGTGGATAGCTATAGCGCCTTTTTTGATAACGGACGGCGGCAGAAAACCAACCTCGACGACTGGCTACGCACGCATAGCATCACTGAGCTCATCATCATGGGGCTGGCGACAGACTACTGCGTGAAGTTCACGGTGCTTGATGCCCTCCAGTTGGGATATTCCGTGAGCGTCATTACCGACGGCTGTCGCGGCGTGAATATTGAACCGCAGGATAGTGCTCAGGCGTTTATGGACATGGCGGCTGCGGGTGCAACGCTGTACACGCTGGCTGACTGGGAAGAGACGCAGCCGTAG
- a CDS encoding NAD(P)H nitroreductase produces MDALELLINRRSASRLAEPAPAGEQLQNILRAGMRAPDHKALQPWHFFVIEGEGRERFSTVLQKGAIAAGSDEQAIEKARSAPFRAPLIITVVAKCEENPKVPVWEQEMSAGCAVMAMQMAAIAQGFGGIWRSGALTESPEVREAFDCRPQDKIVGFLYLGTPQLKASTTINVPDPTPFVSKF; encoded by the coding sequence ATGGATGCACTTGAATTACTGATTAACCGTCGTAGCGCATCACGCTTGGCGGAACCCGCACCTGCCGGTGAGCAATTACAAAATATCCTGCGCGCAGGTATGCGTGCGCCTGACCATAAGGCTCTGCAACCCTGGCATTTTTTTGTTATTGAAGGCGAAGGCCGCGAGCGCTTCAGCACCGTCCTGCAAAAAGGGGCGATTGCGGCAGGAAGCGACGAACAGGCGATAGAGAAAGCCCGAAGCGCACCATTTCGCGCACCGCTGATCATCACCGTGGTGGCGAAATGCGAAGAAAATCCCAAAGTCCCCGTCTGGGAACAAGAGATGTCTGCGGGCTGCGCGGTGATGGCAATGCAAATGGCGGCGATTGCCCAGGGGTTCGGCGGTATCTGGCGCAGTGGCGCACTGACGGAGAGCCCGGAGGTTCGGGAGGCATTTGACTGCCGCCCGCAGGACAAAATCGTCGGTTTTCTCTATCTGGGAACGCCGCAGCTGAAAGCCTCTACCACCATTAACGTGCCGGATCCGACGCCATTCGTCAGCAAATTTTAG
- a CDS encoding YeaC family protein yields the protein MNFDEIINNMTPEVYQRLSTAVELGKWPDGVALTAEQKENSMQLVMLWQARNNHDAQHMTIDTNGQMVMKSKQQLKEDFGIVPKPIATFKS from the coding sequence ATGAATTTTGATGAAATTATTAACAACATGACGCCGGAAGTGTATCAGCGTTTGTCAACGGCGGTTGAGTTGGGAAAATGGCCGGATGGCGTGGCGCTAACGGCGGAGCAAAAAGAGAACAGTATGCAACTGGTTATGTTGTGGCAGGCCCGCAATAACCACGACGCGCAGCATATGACCATCGATACTAACGGTCAGATGGTAATGAAAAGCAAGCAGCAACTGAAAGAAGATTTCGGCATTGTACCGAAACCGATAGCGACGTTTAAATCCTGA
- the selD gene encoding selenide, water dikinase SelD has translation MSEHAIRLTQYSHGAGCGCKISPKVLETILHSEQAKFVDPNLLVGNETRDDAAVYDLGNGTSVISTTDFFMPIVDNPFDFGRIAATNAISDIFAMGGKPIMAIAILGWPINTLSPEIAREVTEGGRFACRQAGIALAGGHSIDAPEPIFGLAVTGIVPTERVKKNSTAQAGCKLFLTKPLGIGVLTTAEKKSLLKPEHQGLATEVMCRMNIAGASFANIEGVKAMTDVTGFGLLGHLSEMCQGAGVQAQINYQDIPKLPGVEEYIKQGAVPGGTGRNFASYGHLMGEMPSEVRDLLCDPQTSGGLLLAVMPEAEAEVKATAAEFGIDLTAIGELVEARGGRAMVEIR, from the coding sequence ATGAGCGAGCATGCTATTCGTTTAACGCAATACAGCCACGGAGCTGGTTGCGGTTGTAAAATTTCCCCTAAAGTGCTGGAAACCATCCTGCACAGCGAGCAGGCGAAGTTTGTCGACCCGAACCTGCTTGTGGGAAATGAGACCCGCGACGACGCGGCGGTATACGATCTTGGCAACGGTACCAGCGTTATCAGTACCACCGACTTCTTTATGCCGATTGTCGATAATCCGTTTGATTTCGGACGCATTGCGGCAACCAATGCCATCAGCGATATCTTCGCGATGGGCGGTAAACCGATAATGGCGATCGCCATTCTGGGCTGGCCGATAAACACGCTCTCGCCGGAAATCGCTCGCGAAGTGACCGAAGGCGGGCGTTTTGCCTGCCGTCAGGCGGGGATTGCGCTGGCGGGCGGTCATTCCATTGACGCGCCGGAGCCGATCTTTGGCCTCGCCGTGACCGGCATTGTGCCGACTGAGCGAGTGAAGAAAAACAGCACCGCGCAGGCCGGTTGCAAACTGTTCCTGACTAAACCGCTGGGCATTGGCGTTCTCACCACTGCCGAGAAAAAATCGCTGCTCAAGCCGGAGCATCAGGGACTGGCGACGGAAGTGATGTGCCGGATGAACATTGCTGGCGCATCGTTTGCGAATATTGAAGGCGTAAAAGCGATGACCGATGTGACCGGCTTTGGTCTGCTCGGTCATCTCAGCGAAATGTGCCAGGGCGCAGGCGTGCAGGCACAGATTAACTATCAGGACATCCCCAAACTGCCTGGCGTTGAAGAGTATATTAAGCAGGGTGCCGTGCCGGGGGGGACCGGACGCAACTTCGCCAGCTATGGTCATCTGATGGGAGAAATGCCGTCAGAAGTGCGCGATTTACTGTGCGATCCGCAAACGTCCGGCGGGCTGCTCCTGGCCGTTATGCCAGAAGCGGAAGCTGAGGTGAAAGCCACGGCCGCTGAGTTCGGTATTGACCTGACGGCCATTGGTGAGCTGGTTGAAGCCCGTGGCGGCCGCGCCATGGTAGAGATCCGTTAA
- the yajD gene encoding HNH nuclease YajD: MAFIPKNYARLEVGYREKALKLFPWVCGRCSREFVYSNLRELTVHHIDHDHSNNPEDGSNWEMLCLYCHDHEHSKYTEADQYGSTVVAGEDAQKSVGEAKYNPFADLKAMMNKK, from the coding sequence ATGGCTTTTATCCCCAAAAACTACGCCCGTCTGGAAGTCGGTTACCGTGAAAAAGCGCTGAAACTTTTCCCCTGGGTCTGTGGGCGCTGTTCTCGTGAGTTTGTCTATTCTAATCTGCGAGAATTAACGGTGCATCATATCGACCACGATCATTCGAACAATCCGGAAGACGGAAGCAACTGGGAGATGCTGTGCCTGTACTGCCACGATCACGAGCACTCCAAATACACGGAGGCCGATCAGTATGGTTCCACCGTGGTGGCGGGGGAAGATGCGCAGAAGAGCGTCGGCGAGGCAAAATACAATCCGTTTGCCGATCTGAAGGCGATGATGAATAAAAAATAG
- the sppA gene encoding signal peptide peptidase SppA, which produces MRTLWRFIAGFFKWTWRLLNFVREMVLNLFFIFLILVGVGIWMQVSSSTSEQAGRGALLLDISGVIVDKPSSTHRLGAIGRQLFGASSDRLQENSLFDIVNTIRQAKDDRNITGIVMDLKNFAGADQPSMQYIGKALREFRDSGKPVYAVGDNFSQGQYYLASFANKIWLSPQGSVDIHGFATNGLYYKSLLDKLKVSTHVFRVGTYKSAVEPFIRDDMSPAAREADNRWIGELWQNYLNTVAANRQVPAQQVFPGAQGVLDALTKVDGDTAQYALNSKLVDALLSSAEVEKALTKQFGWSKTENNYRAISYYDYSLNPPADTGGSIGVVFANGAIMDGEETPGNVGGDTTASQIREARLDPKVKAIVLRVNSPGGSVTASEVIRSELAAARAAGKPVVVSMGGMAASGGYWISTPASYIVANPSTLTGSIGIFGVINTVENSLDSIGVHTDGVATSPLADISVTKALPPEVQQMMQLSIENGYKRFITLVADARKSTPEQVDKIAQGHVWTGQDAKANGLVDSLGDFDDAVAKAAELAKLKQWHIDYYQAEPDFFDMVMDSMSGSVRAMLPQAIQAMLPAPLASAASAVKAESDKLAAFNDPQNRYAFCLTCANVR; this is translated from the coding sequence ATGCGAACCCTGTGGCGATTCATTGCCGGTTTTTTTAAATGGACGTGGCGACTGCTTAATTTTGTCCGCGAGATGGTGCTGAACCTGTTTTTTATCTTCCTGATCCTGGTGGGTGTAGGGATCTGGATGCAGGTCAGCAGCAGCACCAGTGAACAAGCCGGGCGCGGTGCACTGCTGTTGGACATTTCCGGGGTGATCGTCGATAAGCCGTCCAGTACGCATCGTCTGGGCGCGATAGGCCGCCAGTTGTTCGGCGCCAGCTCCGATCGCTTACAGGAAAACTCCCTGTTCGACATCGTGAATACTATCCGTCAGGCCAAAGACGATCGCAACATTACCGGCATCGTGATGGATTTGAAAAACTTTGCCGGCGCCGATCAGCCGTCAATGCAGTATATCGGTAAAGCGCTGCGTGAATTCCGCGACAGCGGCAAGCCGGTTTATGCTGTCGGCGATAACTTCAGTCAGGGTCAATATTATCTGGCCAGCTTCGCTAACAAGATCTGGCTCTCGCCGCAGGGTTCTGTCGATATTCACGGTTTCGCCACCAACGGACTGTACTACAAGTCTCTGCTGGATAAGCTGAAAGTCTCTACCCACGTCTTCCGCGTCGGCACCTATAAATCTGCCGTGGAACCGTTTATTCGTGACGATATGTCACCGGCAGCCCGTGAAGCGGACAACCGCTGGATTGGCGAACTGTGGCAGAACTATCTCAATACCGTGGCAGCGAACCGTCAGGTCCCCGCACAACAGGTCTTCCCTGGGGCGCAGGGCGTACTGGATGCGTTGACGAAAGTGGATGGCGACACCGCGCAGTATGCGCTTAACAGCAAGCTTGTGGATGCCCTGCTTTCCAGCGCTGAAGTGGAAAAAGCGCTGACCAAACAGTTTGGCTGGAGTAAGACAGAGAATAATTATCGGGCGATCAGTTACTATGATTATTCGCTGAATCCGCCAGCAGACACCGGCGGTTCGATCGGCGTCGTCTTTGCTAATGGCGCGATCATGGACGGCGAAGAGACGCCGGGGAACGTCGGCGGCGATACGACCGCGTCGCAAATTCGTGAAGCGCGTCTGGATCCGAAAGTGAAGGCCATTGTACTGCGCGTGAATAGCCCTGGCGGAAGCGTGACGGCATCTGAAGTGATTCGTTCCGAGCTTGCTGCAGCAAGAGCAGCGGGTAAACCAGTGGTGGTTTCGATGGGCGGAATGGCGGCGTCTGGTGGCTACTGGATCTCCACGCCAGCCAGTTACATTGTGGCAAACCCCAGCACCCTCACCGGTTCCATCGGCATTTTTGGCGTTATCAATACCGTCGAGAACAGCCTGGATTCGATTGGCGTTCATACTGACGGCGTCGCGACGTCCCCGCTGGCTGACATTTCAGTGACCAAAGCCTTGCCGCCGGAAGTCCAGCAAATGATGCAATTAAGCATTGAGAATGGCTATAAACGTTTTATCACGCTGGTAGCCGACGCGCGCAAGTCAACGCCTGAGCAGGTAGACAAAATTGCCCAAGGTCACGTCTGGACCGGGCAGGACGCCAAAGCGAATGGTCTGGTCGACAGCCTCGGCGACTTTGACGATGCGGTTGCCAAAGCCGCTGAACTGGCGAAACTCAAACAGTGGCATATCGATTATTATCAGGCTGAGCCCGATTTCTTCGATATGGTGATGGACAGCATGAGCGGCTCTGTTCGTGCGATGCTGCCCCAAGCGATTCAGGCCATGCTTCCGGCACCGCTGGCCTCTGCGGCCAGCGCCGTTAAAGCAGAAAGCGATAAGCTCGCCGCGTTTAACGATCCGCAAAATCGTTATGCGTTTTGCCTGACCTGCGCTAACGTGCGCTGA
- a CDS encoding D-hexose-6-phosphate mutarotase, translating into MINKIFALPVIEHITPAISRRQLDELELIVVDHPQVKASFALQGAHLLSWKPAGEAEVLWLSNNTPFKNGVALRGGVPVCWPWFGPAAQQGLPSHGFARNLPWSLKAQSGDDNGVALTFELQSSEATRKYWPHEFTLLAHFKIGKTCEIELEAHGDFETTSALHTYFNVGDIAAVKVSGLGERFIDKVNDAKEDVLADGIQAFPDRTDRLYLNPETHSVIHDAALNRDIDVEHHYHLNVVGWNPGPALSVSMGDMPDDGYKTFVCVETAYATEPQKTTAAQPSRLAQTIRVAKR; encoded by the coding sequence ATGATTAATAAAATTTTTGCACTTCCGGTAATCGAACATATTACCCCTGCTATCTCCCGTCGCCAGCTTGATGAGCTGGAACTGATCGTCGTCGACCACCCTCAGGTCAAAGCCTCTTTCGCCTTACAGGGCGCGCACCTGCTCTCCTGGAAACCCGCCGGAGAAGCTGAAGTCCTGTGGTTGAGTAATAATACCCCGTTTAAAAATGGCGTGGCGCTGCGCGGAGGCGTTCCCGTCTGCTGGCCGTGGTTCGGCCCGGCGGCGCAGCAGGGTCTGCCCTCCCACGGTTTTGCCCGTAATTTGCCGTGGTCACTGAAAGCGCAAAGCGGTGACGACAACGGCGTCGCTTTGACGTTTGAACTGCAAAGCAGTGAGGCCACGCGTAAATACTGGCCGCACGAGTTCACCCTGCTTGCCCACTTTAAGATTGGCAAAACCTGTGAAATCGAACTGGAAGCACACGGTGATTTTGAAACGACCTCTGCCCTGCACACTTACTTTAACGTCGGTGATATTGCGGCGGTGAAAGTCAGCGGACTGGGCGAACGCTTCATTGATAAAGTGAACGATGCCAAAGAAGATGTCCTGGCAGACGGCATCCAGGCATTCCCGGATCGAACCGACCGCCTGTACCTGAACCCTGAAACGCACAGCGTTATTCATGATGCTGCGTTGAACCGTGATATCGATGTTGAACACCATTATCATCTCAACGTCGTGGGCTGGAACCCAGGTCCAGCGCTCTCTGTTAGCATGGGTGACATGCCGGATGATGGCTATAAGACGTTTGTGTGCGTCGAAACGGCTTACGCGACTGAACCGCAAAAAACCACCGCCGCGCAACCTTCTCGCCTTGCGCAAACCATTCGCGTAGCGAAGCGCTAA
- the ansA gene encoding asparaginase: MQKKSIYVAYTGGTIGMQRSEQGYIPVSGHLQRQLALMPEFHRPEMPDFTIHEYAPLMDSSDMTPQDWQHIADDIRAHYDEYDGFVILHGTDTMAFTASALSFMLENLGKPVIVTGSQIPLAELRSDGQINLLNALYVAANYPINEVTLFFNNRLFRGNRTTKAHADGFDAFASPNLPPLLEAGIHIRRLGTSPAPTGKGELTVHPITPQPIGVVTIYPGISADVVRNFLRQPVKALILRSYGVGNAPQNKEFLNELSEASKRGIVVINLTQCMSGKVNMGGYATGNALAHAGVIGGADMTVEATLTKLHYLLSKGLDTDAIRNAMTQNLRGELTPDD, translated from the coding sequence ATGCAGAAGAAATCAATTTACGTTGCCTATACTGGCGGTACCATTGGTATGCAGCGTTCTGAACAAGGTTACATCCCGGTTTCGGGCCACCTCCAGCGCCAGCTGGCGCTGATGCCTGAATTCCATCGCCCGGAAATGCCGGACTTTACTATTCATGAATATGCGCCATTAATGGATTCATCCGATATGACGCCGCAGGACTGGCAGCATATTGCCGATGACATCAGGGCCCATTACGATGAATATGATGGTTTCGTGATCCTCCACGGCACCGACACCATGGCGTTTACCGCCTCTGCCCTGTCTTTTATGCTGGAGAATCTGGGAAAGCCGGTCATTGTGACAGGGTCACAAATCCCGTTAGCTGAGCTTCGCTCTGACGGTCAAATCAACTTGCTGAATGCGCTGTACGTTGCGGCTAATTACCCCATCAACGAAGTGACTTTGTTCTTCAACAACCGTCTGTTTCGCGGCAACCGCACCACCAAAGCACACGCTGATGGCTTTGATGCCTTTGCCTCGCCGAACCTCCCGCCGCTGCTGGAGGCCGGGATCCACATTCGCCGCTTAGGTACGTCGCCAGCGCCCACGGGCAAAGGTGAACTGACGGTTCATCCAATTACCCCCCAGCCCATTGGCGTGGTCACGATTTACCCGGGGATCTCTGCTGACGTGGTGCGTAACTTCCTGCGCCAGCCGGTCAAGGCGCTGATTCTGCGTTCCTACGGCGTCGGCAACGCGCCGCAGAATAAAGAGTTCCTTAATGAACTGAGCGAAGCCAGCAAACGCGGTATCGTGGTGATCAACCTGACCCAGTGCATGTCCGGCAAAGTGAATATGGGCGGTTATGCCACCGGTAACGCGCTGGCACATGCAGGCGTCATCGGCGGCGCAGATATGACCGTCGAGGCTACGCTGACCAAGCTCCACTACCTGCTGAGCAAAGGGCTCGATACCGATGCCATTCGCAATGCAATGACGCAAAACCTGCGCGGTGAACTCACCCCCGATGATTAA
- the gapA gene encoding glyceraldehyde-3-phosphate dehydrogenase: MTIKVGINGFGRIGRIVFRAAQKRSDIEIVAINDLLDAEYMAYMLKYDSTHGRFDGTVEVKDGHLIVNGKKIRVTAERDPANLKWDEVGVDVVAEATGIFLTDETARKHITAGAKKVVLTGPSKDNTPMFVKGANFDKYEGQDIVSNASCTTNCLAPLAKVINDNFGIIEGLMTTVHATTATQKTVDGPSHKDWRGGRGAAQNIIPSSTGAAKAVGKVLPELNGKLTGMAFRVPTPNVSVVDLTVRLEKAASYEDIKKAIKAASEGPMKGVLGYTEDDVVSTDFNGEVCTSVFDAKAGIALNDNFVKLVSWYDNETGYSNKVLDLIAHISK, encoded by the coding sequence ATGACTATCAAAGTAGGTATCAACGGTTTTGGCCGCATCGGTCGCATTGTTTTCCGTGCTGCTCAGAAACGCTCTGACATTGAGATCGTTGCAATCAACGACCTGTTAGACGCTGAATACATGGCTTACATGCTGAAATACGACTCCACTCACGGCCGTTTCGACGGTACCGTTGAAGTGAAAGACGGTCATCTGATCGTTAACGGTAAAAAAATCCGTGTTACCGCTGAACGCGATCCGGCTAACCTGAAATGGGACGAAGTTGGTGTTGACGTTGTTGCTGAAGCGACCGGTATCTTCCTGACTGACGAAACCGCTCGTAAGCACATCACTGCTGGCGCGAAAAAAGTGGTTCTGACTGGTCCTTCCAAAGACAACACCCCGATGTTTGTTAAAGGCGCTAACTTTGACAAATACGAAGGCCAGGACATCGTTTCCAACGCATCCTGCACCACCAACTGCCTGGCTCCGCTGGCAAAAGTTATCAACGACAACTTCGGCATCATCGAAGGTCTGATGACTACCGTTCACGCAACCACCGCTACTCAGAAAACCGTTGACGGCCCGTCTCACAAAGACTGGCGCGGCGGCCGCGGCGCAGCTCAGAACATCATCCCGTCCTCTACCGGTGCTGCTAAAGCTGTAGGTAAAGTACTGCCAGAACTGAACGGCAAACTGACCGGTATGGCGTTCCGTGTTCCTACTCCGAACGTATCCGTTGTTGACCTGACCGTTCGTCTGGAAAAAGCGGCTTCTTACGAAGACATTAAGAAAGCAATCAAAGCTGCTTCCGAAGGCCCGATGAAAGGCGTTCTGGGTTACACCGAAGACGACGTTGTATCTACCGATTTCAACGGCGAAGTTTGCACTTCAGTGTTCGATGCTAAAGCAGGTATCGCTCTGAACGACAACTTCGTGAAACTGGTATCCTGGTACGATAACGAAACCGGTTACTCCAACAAGGTACTGGATCTGATTGCTCACATCTCCAAATAA
- a CDS encoding aldo/keto reductase: MTDKQIVFSGQVAVPAIGQGTWYMGERASHRKAEVSALRAGVDQGLTLIDTAEMYAEGGAEEVVGEALVGLRDRVFLVSKVYPWNAGGQKAISACEASLRRLNTDYLDLYLLHWSGNYSYTETVEAMEKLIAQGKIRRWGVSNLDYDDMQALWQVAGGRQCATNQVLYHLASRGIEYDLLPWCQQHQLPVMAYSPLAQAGRLRSGLLNYPVVNEIAHAHRASAAQILLAWVISHQGVMAIPKAASIAHVQENAAALTVTLAADEIAALEKAYPAPKGKTALDMV; this comes from the coding sequence ATGACAGATAAACAGATTGTCTTTTCGGGACAGGTCGCGGTTCCCGCTATTGGACAGGGAACCTGGTATATGGGCGAGCGTGCGAGTCACCGCAAGGCGGAAGTGTCCGCACTGCGTGCCGGGGTGGATCAGGGGCTAACACTTATCGATACCGCGGAAATGTACGCCGAGGGTGGTGCGGAAGAGGTGGTTGGTGAAGCGCTGGTGGGCTTGCGTGACCGCGTTTTTCTGGTCTCAAAGGTCTATCCGTGGAATGCGGGCGGGCAAAAGGCTATCTCCGCCTGTGAGGCGAGCCTGCGGCGTCTGAATACCGATTATCTGGATCTCTACTTATTACACTGGTCAGGCAATTATTCGTATACGGAAACCGTGGAGGCGATGGAGAAACTGATCGCCCAGGGTAAAATCCGCCGCTGGGGGGTGTCTAACCTCGATTATGACGACATGCAGGCGCTGTGGCAGGTTGCGGGCGGCAGGCAGTGCGCGACAAATCAGGTACTTTATCATCTGGCGTCGCGCGGTATTGAATATGACCTGCTGCCGTGGTGTCAGCAACACCAGCTCCCCGTAATGGCCTACAGTCCCCTGGCGCAGGCCGGGCGGCTACGCAGCGGTTTGCTCAACTATCCTGTCGTCAATGAGATTGCTCACGCACACAGGGCCAGCGCGGCGCAAATTTTGCTGGCGTGGGTAATCAGTCATCAGGGCGTAATGGCCATTCCGAAAGCGGCAAGCATCGCGCATGTACAGGAAAATGCGGCGGCGCTGACAGTGACACTTGCAGCCGATGAAATTGCCGCATTAGAAAAAGCGTATCCAGCGCCAAAAGGTAAAACGGCGCTGGATATGGTGTGA